A single genomic interval of Lewinellaceae bacterium harbors:
- a CDS encoding glycosyltransferase, whose amino-acid sequence MTFDVTIPVLNEEATLEKNVRILHRFLQQHFPEAGQWRIVIADNGSTDRTADIAQALSQEVPEIAYVKVPEKGVGLALKTSWGQSNADIVGYMDLDLATDLPHFLEAYDALAHQGYDIVYGSRLHPGAKVVNRPFKREVASRIFNLLLKLYLGVRFSDGMCGFKFLRREAYPRLYDAGAQNDGWFFSTELLTTAEWLGLNIFELPVKWTDDVSSSRVEILPLAKKYMRSMYELKNRKR is encoded by the coding sequence ATGACCTTTGATGTAACCATACCTGTGCTGAACGAAGAGGCTACGCTCGAAAAGAACGTCAGAATACTGCACCGCTTCCTGCAGCAGCATTTCCCGGAAGCCGGCCAGTGGCGGATCGTCATCGCCGACAATGGCTCCACCGACCGGACAGCGGACATTGCGCAGGCGCTTTCGCAGGAAGTGCCGGAAATTGCCTACGTAAAGGTGCCGGAAAAAGGGGTCGGGCTGGCCCTGAAAACCTCCTGGGGCCAATCAAATGCCGATATAGTAGGTTATATGGACCTCGACCTGGCTACCGATTTGCCGCACTTCCTGGAGGCTTACGATGCGCTGGCCCATCAGGGCTACGACATCGTCTACGGATCCCGCCTGCATCCCGGGGCAAAAGTCGTCAACCGCCCCTTCAAACGGGAAGTGGCATCCCGCATTTTCAACCTGCTGCTTAAACTCTACCTGGGCGTCCGCTTCTCTGACGGCATGTGTGGTTTCAAGTTCCTGCGGCGGGAAGCATACCCCAGGCTTTACGATGCCGGGGCCCAAAACGACGGCTGGTTCTTCTCCACAGAACTGCTGACCACCGCCGAATGGCTGGGGCTGAACATCTTTGAACTGCCCGTGAAATGGACGGATGACGTGTCCAGCAGCCGGGTGGAAATCCTTCCGCTGGCGAAAAAGTATATGCGCTCGATGTATGAGCTGAAGAACCGGAAAAGGTAG
- a CDS encoding NAD(P)/FAD-dependent oxidoreductase: protein MTKRKTVFMTSSETVHIIGAGPAGLVAAIHLSKNGYKVKIHEMKGDVGTRFNGDFQGIENWSSHEDAHEFLASIGVAINFRFAPYRNGEYFDSAAKKYQVRTSRPLFYLVERGTNEWSLDQGLKRQALETGVLIEWNSRLTKVPDGRVIVSTGPKAADAIAKGIVFSTTHENYYAGFLDNNIAPQAYAYLLVNEGRATFATCLFKSFSQSKEYFERALKRLHEVVDIDIANPKEFGGYVNFFFDKSLTKDNRVYYVGESAGFQDALWGFGMRYAMQSGYLAARSIIENISYPDLCKTYILSKMETSLINRWMFARLGNRGYKAVLNTFVGKEDVIPILLKRYNLSGFGKWGLLPFAKLWFRPRLQDKQCMHENCSCVWCKHGKHNYAEIEMNC from the coding sequence GTGACGAAACGTAAAACAGTATTTATGACGAGTTCTGAAACAGTTCATATTATCGGCGCCGGCCCGGCCGGCTTGGTGGCGGCTATCCACCTTTCAAAAAATGGGTATAAGGTCAAAATCCACGAAATGAAAGGAGATGTCGGGACACGTTTCAACGGCGATTTCCAGGGAATTGAAAATTGGTCGTCGCATGAAGACGCCCATGAATTTTTAGCATCCATTGGGGTCGCCATAAATTTCCGCTTTGCCCCTTACCGCAACGGGGAGTATTTTGATTCTGCCGCTAAGAAATACCAGGTCCGCACCTCTCGTCCCCTTTTCTATCTTGTCGAACGGGGAACCAACGAATGGTCACTCGACCAGGGCTTGAAAAGGCAGGCACTGGAAACCGGGGTTCTCATTGAATGGAACTCCCGCCTGACAAAAGTTCCGGATGGACGTGTAATTGTGAGTACGGGCCCCAAGGCTGCCGATGCCATAGCCAAAGGCATTGTCTTCAGCACCACCCACGAAAATTACTACGCCGGTTTTTTGGACAATAACATTGCACCGCAAGCCTATGCTTACCTGCTGGTGAATGAAGGGCGGGCAACTTTTGCCACTTGCTTGTTCAAGTCCTTTTCGCAATCGAAGGAATATTTTGAACGGGCCTTAAAGCGCCTCCATGAAGTAGTGGACATCGACATTGCCAACCCCAAAGAATTCGGTGGCTATGTCAATTTCTTTTTCGACAAGTCGCTTACCAAAGACAACCGGGTTTATTATGTAGGGGAAAGTGCCGGGTTCCAGGATGCGCTCTGGGGGTTTGGCATGCGCTACGCCATGCAGTCAGGATATTTGGCCGCACGGAGCATTATCGAGAATATCTCCTACCCTGATTTGTGTAAAACTTATATTCTGTCAAAAATGGAAACATCGCTGATTAACCGGTGGATGTTTGCCCGTTTGGGCAACAGGGGTTATAAAGCGGTATTAAATACATTTGTGGGGAAAGAAGATGTTATCCCGATTTTGCTAAAAAGATACAACCTCAGCGGATTCGGGAAGTGGGGGCTGCTCCCCTTCGCAAAGCTTTGGTTCAGGCCCAGGTTGCAGGATAAGCAGTGCATGCATGAAAACTGTTCGTGCGTTTGGTGCAAGCATGGAAAGCACAATTATGCAGAAATCGAAATGAATTGTTGA
- a CDS encoding SDR family oxidoreductase produces MEKQFQGKVAIVTGGSFGIGRATAIAFADRGAKVAIVDCIEDNETLNHIQAAGGEAIFVKCDVSKGADVKAMIEKVMAAYGRLDYAFNNAGIEGASAPTHECTEENWERTIGVNLKGTWLCMKYEIQQMLKQSKGAIVNCASIAGLVGFQGLPVYVASKHGMIGLTKTAALEYAKSGIRVNAVCPGVIKTNMVDRITGREKEVEKQFEDMEPVGRMGQPEEVAEAVIWLCSDAASFVTGDAMAVDGGWTAQ; encoded by the coding sequence ATGGAAAAGCAATTTCAGGGAAAAGTAGCCATTGTTACCGGAGGTAGTTTTGGTATTGGCAGGGCTACAGCCATCGCATTTGCAGATAGAGGGGCAAAGGTTGCCATTGTTGACTGTATCGAAGACAATGAAACACTCAACCATATCCAAGCTGCCGGAGGGGAAGCAATATTTGTAAAATGCGATGTATCAAAAGGTGCTGATGTAAAAGCAATGATTGAGAAAGTAATGGCGGCGTATGGAAGGCTTGATTATGCTTTTAACAACGCCGGGATTGAAGGGGCATCAGCGCCAACACACGAATGCACCGAAGAAAATTGGGAACGCACTATTGGCGTAAACCTGAAAGGAACCTGGCTTTGCATGAAATATGAAATTCAGCAAATGCTCAAGCAAAGCAAAGGAGCTATTGTGAATTGTGCGTCCATAGCCGGGTTGGTAGGGTTTCAAGGCCTCCCAGTTTATGTGGCCAGCAAGCACGGAATGATTGGCCTTACCAAAACGGCTGCACTCGAATATGCCAAATCAGGTATCCGCGTGAACGCAGTTTGTCCCGGTGTCATTAAAACAAACATGGTTGACCGTATTACAGGCAGAGAAAAGGAGGTGGAAAAACAATTTGAAGATATGGAACCTGTTGGCCGGATGGGGCAACCGGAAGAAGTCGCAGAGGCTGTAATATGGCTATGCTCCGATGCAGCATCTTTTGTAACAGGTGATGCAATGGCAGTAGATGGAGGGTGGACTGCACAATGA
- a CDS encoding helix-turn-helix domain-containing protein, translated as MKRLDNQLFKDWTDFLKKSFGISVNAIGKRVGLTKSQMNAYRNGPTQPSQDYFIALAAAFPELQGKAQEAGIKLEAEAQPGKESLLAQIEKLEKEVGELEKNLAMVDHEKKEVQKALNKANAIIVELMEKYGIIGGEER; from the coding sequence TTGAAACGGCTTGACAATCAATTGTTTAAGGATTGGACGGATTTCCTGAAAAAAAGCTTCGGCATTTCCGTCAATGCCATAGGCAAGCGGGTGGGGCTGACCAAAAGCCAGATGAATGCCTACCGGAACGGCCCCACCCAGCCATCGCAAGACTATTTCATCGCCTTGGCAGCCGCCTTCCCCGAACTCCAGGGCAAAGCCCAGGAAGCGGGCATCAAGCTCGAAGCAGAGGCCCAGCCCGGCAAGGAGAGCCTGCTGGCCCAAATCGAAAAGCTGGAAAAAGAAGTCGGCGAACTGGAAAAGAACCTTGCCATGGTAGACCATGAAAAGAAGGAGGTGCAGAAAGCCCTCAACAAGGCCAACGCCATCATCGTGGAGCTCATGGAGAAATACGGCATAATTGGAGGAGAGGAGAGGTAG
- the glgX gene encoding glycogen debranching protein GlgX: MENAYETSTGKSYPLGVTVYPNGVNFSVFSKNSEKVELCLFHEVDDATPFQVIPLDATKNKSFYYWHVFVKDLKPDALYGYKVYGEYNPSKGNRFDGAKLLLDPYARAVVKGENYSRAAATFPGDNTPYAMKGVVIDPYTYDWEGDEPLYHPYAKSIIYELHVEGFTKHPNSGIGEDMRGTYTGLVEKIPYLKDLGITAVELMPVFQFDETEVHSPSLKNYWGYSPLTFFAPHSSYCYCNEPEVIADEFRDMVKTFHKAGIEVILDVVFNHTSEGNPAGPVFSFKGLENSFYYILADNPEYFADFSGCGNTLNTNQYIVRRLIIDSLKRWVTEMHVDGFRFDLASVMSRDEHGNPMDNPPILWEIESHPVLSRSKIIAEAWDTGGLYQVGSFIGDKWAEWNGKYRDDIRKFLRGDNGMVKSFASSIAGSLELYKKPFRDPNRSINFITCHDGFTLNDLVSYNNKHNEANGEENQDGSNDNFSSNYGVEGHTDNPDIEATRLRQIKNFFTVLLLSQGTPMISMGDEVRRTQHGNNNAYCQDNEISWFDWDKVDENRPLFEFVKSLVQFRKEHPLFQLEKYWAIPDSEGPNILWHGTKLNQPDWDYYSHSIAYTLHDKENDCLFHFMINAYWKPLQFELPKNREGKNWRRIVDTCLSHPDDFHKNGELLPHPDFYELKPRSVVVLKEGKS, from the coding sequence ATGGAAAATGCCTACGAAACCAGTACTGGCAAGAGTTATCCACTTGGGGTGACCGTCTATCCCAATGGCGTGAATTTCAGTGTTTTTTCAAAAAACAGTGAAAAGGTAGAATTATGCCTTTTCCACGAAGTGGACGATGCCACCCCTTTCCAGGTCATTCCTTTGGATGCAACAAAAAACAAATCCTTTTACTACTGGCATGTTTTCGTAAAAGATTTGAAGCCCGATGCGCTCTATGGCTACAAGGTTTACGGGGAATATAACCCTTCAAAAGGAAACCGTTTTGATGGGGCGAAATTGCTGCTCGACCCTTACGCCAGGGCTGTGGTGAAAGGGGAAAATTACAGCAGGGCGGCAGCAACCTTTCCGGGGGACAACACCCCTTATGCCATGAAAGGCGTGGTCATTGACCCCTACACCTACGATTGGGAAGGGGATGAGCCACTTTATCACCCTTATGCCAAATCCATTATTTATGAACTGCACGTGGAAGGCTTCACCAAACACCCCAATTCGGGAATCGGGGAAGATATGCGGGGCACTTACACTGGCCTGGTTGAAAAGATTCCCTATTTGAAAGACCTGGGCATTACCGCTGTGGAACTGATGCCGGTATTTCAGTTCGATGAAACAGAGGTGCATTCACCATCCTTGAAAAATTATTGGGGCTACAGCCCGCTCACCTTTTTTGCCCCGCACAGCAGCTATTGTTACTGCAATGAACCGGAGGTGATTGCGGATGAGTTCAGGGATATGGTCAAGACATTCCATAAAGCCGGTATCGAGGTCATTTTGGATGTTGTGTTTAACCATACGAGCGAAGGGAATCCGGCAGGGCCGGTTTTTTCATTCAAAGGATTGGAAAATTCATTCTACTACATCCTCGCCGACAACCCTGAATATTTCGCCGATTTCAGCGGTTGTGGGAATACGCTCAACACCAACCAATACATCGTCAGGAGGCTGATAATAGATTCCCTGAAAAGATGGGTGACAGAGATGCACGTCGATGGTTTCCGCTTTGACCTAGCATCGGTCATGTCAAGGGACGAACATGGCAATCCGATGGACAATCCGCCCATTCTTTGGGAAATCGAATCCCACCCTGTTTTGTCACGGTCCAAAATCATTGCGGAGGCATGGGATACCGGAGGCTTGTACCAGGTGGGGTCGTTCATCGGCGATAAATGGGCGGAATGGAACGGGAAATACCGGGATGATATCCGGAAATTTTTGCGGGGCGATAATGGGATGGTGAAATCATTCGCATCCAGCATAGCCGGCAGCCTGGAATTGTATAAAAAACCTTTCAGGGACCCTAACCGGAGCATCAATTTCATTACCTGCCACGATGGGTTTACCCTCAATGACCTGGTTTCTTATAATAACAAACACAATGAAGCCAACGGGGAGGAGAACCAGGATGGCTCCAACGATAATTTCAGCAGTAATTATGGCGTAGAAGGCCACACCGATAACCCGGACATAGAAGCAACCAGGCTCCGGCAAATCAAGAACTTCTTCACCGTCCTGCTCCTCTCGCAAGGCACCCCCATGATTTCAATGGGCGATGAGGTAAGGCGGACACAGCATGGAAACAACAATGCCTATTGCCAGGACAATGAAATCAGTTGGTTTGACTGGGACAAAGTGGATGAGAACCGCCCATTGTTCGAGTTTGTAAAAAGCCTTGTTCAATTCCGGAAAGAGCACCCCCTTTTCCAATTGGAAAAATATTGGGCCATTCCTGATTCAGAAGGGCCCAACATACTATGGCATGGCACCAAATTGAACCAACCTGACTGGGATTATTACTCCCACAGTATTGCTTACACCTTACACGATAAAGAAAATGACTGCTTGTTTCACTTTATGATAAATGCCTACTGGAAGCCTTTGCAATTTGAATTGCCAAAAAACAGGGAAGGAAAAAACTGGCGCCGCATTGTTGATACCTGCTTATCCCACCCCGATGATTTTCATAAAAATGGGGAGCTGCTGCCGCATCCGGATTTCTATGAGCTGAAGCCAAGGTCGGTTGTAGTTTTAAAAGAAGGAAAATCATGA
- a CDS encoding metallophosphoesterase, which produces MRIQYCSGLHLEFPDNRRWLAAHPLIPSAEVLVVAGDCFYLGDDYQSHDFIRRMADEFEAVYILPGNHEYYGGYDVATALQATFEPIKENVFLVNNTSIEVQGVRLIFSTMWSLINIEHPGNHPRADRLSPD; this is translated from the coding sequence ATGAGAATCCAATACTGCTCCGGCCTGCACCTCGAATTTCCGGACAACCGCCGGTGGCTGGCGGCCCACCCGCTGATCCCTTCGGCGGAGGTACTGGTGGTTGCCGGGGACTGTTTCTACCTGGGGGATGACTACCAATCGCATGATTTCATCCGGCGGATGGCAGATGAATTTGAAGCCGTGTATATCCTTCCCGGCAACCACGAGTACTACGGCGGGTATGATGTTGCTACTGCCCTGCAGGCTACTTTCGAGCCCATCAAAGAGAATGTTTTCCTCGTCAATAATACTTCCATTGAGGTACAAGGCGTACGGCTGATATTTTCGACGATGTGGTCGCTGATCAATATAGAACATCCGGGAAATCATCCGCGGGCTGACAGACTTTCGCCTGATTAA
- a CDS encoding exonuclease domain-containing protein: MNFIVFDLEATCWEGRPPSKIQETIEIGALCVNRYGEVTGSFNKFIRPILNPRLSHFCRELTSIEQEYIDRSNEFPEVIEQFQDWAEVFEEEYLLCSWGNFDKKMLIQDCRLHHLEYDWIDGHHINLKGQYHEIKRLRRPRGLKKAVTTEGFEFTGTHHRGIDDAENLAKVFAKYLDEWQY, from the coding sequence TTGAACTTCATCGTATTCGACCTGGAAGCAACCTGCTGGGAGGGGCGCCCGCCGTCCAAAATACAGGAGACCATAGAGATCGGCGCTTTGTGCGTGAACCGATACGGCGAAGTGACCGGCAGCTTCAACAAGTTCATACGCCCCATCCTCAACCCCCGGCTGTCTCACTTTTGCCGGGAACTCACCTCGATAGAACAGGAATACATCGACCGGTCCAATGAATTCCCAGAGGTCATCGAACAGTTTCAGGACTGGGCGGAGGTCTTCGAGGAAGAATACCTGCTGTGCTCCTGGGGCAATTTCGACAAAAAAATGCTGATCCAGGACTGCCGCCTGCACCACCTGGAATACGACTGGATCGACGGCCACCACATCAACCTCAAGGGGCAGTACCACGAAATAAAACGCCTGCGGCGCCCCCGGGGCTTGAAAAAAGCCGTGACGACCGAAGGCTTTGAGTTTACCGGCACCCACCACCGGGGGATCGACGATGCGGAGAACCTCGCCAAGGTATTTGCGAAGTATCTGGATGAGTGGCAGTATTAA
- a CDS encoding MgtC/SapB family protein, with product MTGSNITALGIALGLGLLVGLQRERYHSRIAGIRTFTLITLFGSVSGMLAEYFKQGWIIAVGGFSIAWLLGIANFLKKSEKEPDIGQTTEIAALLMYAVGACLIVVNHLAGIVVGGVVALLLYLKQYLREIVARLGEKDLQAIMLFVAISLVILPVLPDKDFGPYEVFNLREIWLMVVLIVGLGVAGYFAYKWLGDTMGTALSGILGGLISSTATSVTYSKQTKETPSSIRLAGFVIMAASTIAFVRILIEISLVAPRQFGAVAPPLVAVMVFMALLSVGLFFFNKNKSIKVDEPENPAQFKTALVFAILYAVILFGIAIVKDYYGNEGLYVVSVISGLTDMDAITLSLSNMMGDGRIDATSGGKFILVASLSNLVFKGGMVALFGHRSLLKIIVPAFGFVLIVGILMLWLF from the coding sequence ATGACAGGCAGCAATATTACAGCACTGGGTATTGCCCTTGGACTGGGTTTGTTGGTTGGGCTACAGCGGGAACGTTACCATTCCCGTATTGCCGGTATCCGCACTTTTACACTTATCACACTGTTCGGCAGCGTTTCGGGTATGTTGGCTGAATATTTCAAGCAGGGCTGGATAATTGCTGTCGGCGGGTTTTCGATTGCATGGTTATTGGGCATTGCCAATTTTTTGAAAAAAAGTGAAAAAGAACCCGATATCGGTCAGACAACAGAGATTGCGGCTTTGCTGATGTATGCGGTTGGGGCATGCCTGATTGTTGTAAATCATTTAGCAGGTATTGTGGTGGGTGGTGTAGTGGCGTTGCTGCTTTATTTGAAGCAATATTTACGTGAGATAGTTGCACGGCTCGGAGAAAAAGATTTACAGGCGATTATGTTGTTCGTGGCCATCTCACTGGTGATCTTGCCCGTTCTGCCCGATAAGGATTTTGGCCCTTATGAAGTCTTTAACCTACGGGAAATCTGGTTGATGGTCGTGTTGATTGTCGGCTTGGGAGTGGCTGGATATTTTGCCTATAAATGGTTGGGCGACACAATGGGGACTGCTTTGAGCGGGATTTTGGGAGGGCTGATTTCCAGTACGGCAACTTCGGTTACCTATTCCAAGCAAACCAAAGAAACCCCTTCCTCCATTCGCTTGGCAGGGTTTGTAATAATGGCAGCCTCTACCATCGCATTTGTCAGGATCCTTATCGAAATATCGCTTGTTGCACCCCGCCAATTCGGTGCGGTGGCCCCTCCCTTGGTCGCTGTTATGGTTTTTATGGCCCTGTTGTCTGTTGGTTTATTTTTCTTTAATAAGAACAAAAGCATCAAAGTTGATGAACCTGAAAACCCCGCACAATTCAAAACAGCTTTGGTTTTTGCCATTCTATATGCGGTCATTCTTTTCGGCATCGCTATCGTAAAAGATTATTATGGAAATGAAGGGCTTTATGTCGTTTCCGTCATCAGTGGATTGACCGATATGGATGCCATCACCTTGTCCCTTTCCAACATGATGGGAGATGGAAGGATTGATGCCACATCTGGAGGGAAGTTCATCCTGGTGGCCTCCCTCTCCAATCTTGTTTTTAAAGGGGGCATGGTGGCCTTGTTTGGACACAGGAGCCTGTTGAAAATCATTGTGCCCGCATTTGGTTTTGTCTTAATCGTGGGGATTCTGATGCTTTGGCTTTTTTAG
- a CDS encoding ABC transporter permease, protein MYSAKIRPVRSNCNKRLRKGAISVRKIVGAERRQLFGQFWTETAVMLTGSLAVALLLMEAAAPFYKALAGKTFSITLLDARLWKVTGLTFAGVWAMTAIYPALLLSSFRPTLGLKGEWLPGGKAGSLRKGLIVMQFAASAGVAYGQLPKREGRPGQPGEGPAQ, encoded by the coding sequence TTGTATTCGGCTAAAATAAGGCCTGTAAGGAGTAATTGCAATAAGCGCCTTCGAAAAGGCGCTATCAGTGTACGCAAAATTGTCGGCGCGGAGCGGCGGCAGTTGTTTGGGCAGTTCTGGACAGAAACGGCGGTTATGCTCACCGGCTCGCTTGCGGTGGCGCTGCTGCTGATGGAAGCCGCCGCTCCGTTCTACAAAGCACTGGCGGGGAAAACCTTCAGCATCACCTTATTGGACGCCAGGCTGTGGAAGGTGACCGGCCTGACCTTCGCAGGCGTTTGGGCAATGACGGCGATTTACCCGGCGCTCTTGCTTTCGTCGTTTCGGCCCACACTGGGGCTTAAGGGGGAATGGCTACCCGGCGGCAAGGCAGGTTCGCTGCGAAAAGGCCTGATTGTTATGCAGTTTGCAGCATCGGCAGGGGTTGCTTACGGTCAGCTTCCAAAGCGTGAAGGCCGCCCTGGCCAACCCGGTGAAGGCCCTGCGCAATGA
- a CDS encoding caspase family protein, producing the protein MVNLPAKKTRQLDQRQILTFLYKNPDKKKIFDVIKQWQGKKFKKDDQLFIFFSGHGDFDKVIDKGFFVAHGHKISREEDKIQWKT; encoded by the coding sequence TTGGTTAACCTTCCTGCTAAAAAAACCCGGCAACTAGACCAGAGGCAGATTCTAACCTTCTTGTATAAGAATCCGGATAAGAAAAAAATATTCGATGTTATTAAACAATGGCAAGGTAAAAAATTCAAAAAGGATGACCAGCTCTTTATCTTTTTTTCAGGACATGGTGATTTTGATAAAGTTATCGACAAAGGTTTCTTCGTGGCGCATGGCCATAAAATATCCAGAGAAGAGGACAAGATACAATGGAAAACCTGA
- a CDS encoding DUF1929 domain-containing protein has protein sequence MGGTDFGVLLPDGKIFYCHNSKDPFLFDLLENDTVFAPGDENIQGCVAPGLLLDGRLILIGGTDQEIYGPGTQLVKTFNPSDGSWEELQQMLDYRWYPSMAQLPGGELLVIGGGGLDNPIRVKTSEIYDPYNQTVEQVGDIEVGNEVSPIVLLYSGEVLMTHRPPQLFNPATKEWRPAADFVQSNRLPNGDHSDHELVLLPDGRAVAVGYKSFNPPDYGHFIEIYAPNSDSWSLGANFLPIRSRAKTVLLPDKKILVMGGEKENLNDPTPTNQWGYMKLTDLYDPYEDSWRRLDELHIAREYHCTTILVPDGRVIAAGGEGAPGNEPNLSVIEAFEPPYLFKGVRPEIVNLEQTEFRRGETIEFDIEKTNAPTSIILMSLQSVTHFMNTGNNRYLELEFAQIGDHISATVPLDSLAALPGYYMLIALVDDIPSVAEIVKLEKEAAVTETEHHTLVSEWLQVFPNPASTILNLTFENAKARKLTVFNNKGKVLKQYLATGPIFQISVKDMPSGIYFLEIREGEKRLVKRLVKN, from the coding sequence TTGGGGGGGACGGATTTTGGTGTTTTGCTGCCCGATGGAAAAATCTTCTATTGCCATAATTCCAAAGACCCTTTCCTCTTCGACCTGCTGGAAAATGACACGGTATTCGCACCCGGGGATGAAAATATACAGGGTTGTGTAGCGCCCGGCCTGCTGCTCGATGGAAGGTTGATCCTCATCGGCGGAACAGACCAGGAAATTTATGGGCCGGGAACGCAGTTGGTAAAAACTTTTAACCCATCGGATGGAAGTTGGGAGGAACTGCAGCAGATGCTGGATTACCGCTGGTATCCGTCGATGGCTCAATTGCCGGGTGGGGAACTTCTGGTGATCGGTGGCGGCGGGCTCGACAATCCTATACGAGTGAAGACGTCGGAAATTTATGACCCCTATAACCAAACAGTTGAGCAGGTCGGAGATATCGAAGTTGGCAATGAAGTTTCGCCTATCGTACTGCTGTACTCCGGAGAAGTGTTGATGACGCACCGCCCGCCTCAACTATTCAATCCGGCCACTAAAGAGTGGCGGCCGGCCGCTGATTTCGTTCAAAGCAACCGCCTGCCCAACGGCGACCATTCGGACCACGAGCTGGTGCTGTTACCTGATGGCAGGGCGGTGGCCGTGGGCTACAAGTCTTTCAACCCACCCGACTACGGGCACTTTATCGAAATTTATGCCCCCAATTCTGACAGTTGGTCCTTGGGAGCCAATTTCCTGCCTATCCGATCCCGTGCGAAAACCGTCTTATTGCCCGACAAAAAGATTCTGGTAATGGGCGGTGAAAAGGAAAACCTTAACGACCCTACCCCTACCAACCAATGGGGTTATATGAAGCTGACGGATCTCTACGACCCCTACGAAGACAGCTGGCGAAGGTTGGATGAACTGCATATCGCCAGAGAATATCACTGCACGACGATCCTTGTGCCCGACGGACGGGTCATTGCAGCAGGAGGAGAAGGCGCGCCGGGCAACGAGCCCAATTTGAGCGTTATCGAAGCTTTTGAACCCCCATATCTGTTCAAGGGCGTTCGCCCGGAAATTGTGAACCTGGAACAAACCGAATTTAGGCGGGGGGAGACCATCGAGTTTGACATTGAAAAAACCAACGCTCCTACTTCTATCATATTAATGTCGCTACAGTCGGTGACCCATTTTATGAATACCGGCAATAACCGCTACCTGGAACTGGAATTTGCTCAAATTGGGGACCACATTTCCGCCACCGTGCCGCTGGACAGCCTGGCTGCCCTGCCGGGTTATTATATGCTAATAGCTCTGGTGGATGATATACCATCAGTGGCGGAGATAGTGAAGTTGGAAAAGGAGGCGGCAGTAACAGAGACAGAACATCATACTCTTGTCTCCGAATGGTTACAGGTTTTTCCAAACCCTGCCAGCACTATCCTGAACCTGACTTTTGAAAATGCAAAAGCCCGAAAATTGACCGTTTTCAATAATAAAGGGAAAGTGCTAAAACAGTACCTAGCCACCGGCCCTATTTTTCAAATTTCCGTAAAGGATATGCCTTCCGGCATTTATTTCCTGGAAATCCGGGAAGGGGAAAAGCGGTTGGTGAAAAGGTTGGTGAAGAATTAA
- a CDS encoding helix-turn-helix domain-containing protein has translation MPADIKILTPQDIEPLRQQLDEIRRLLESSRKNFPADAPVMDLKMWEAKTGMRQKTALAMCNSGDLPAMKLGKKWYICIDKVQQMIEKIM, from the coding sequence ATGCCAGCAGACATCAAAATACTAACTCCCCAAGACATCGAACCTCTGCGCCAGCAACTGGACGAGATCAGGCGCCTACTGGAAAGCTCCCGAAAAAACTTCCCCGCGGATGCACCGGTGATGGACCTCAAAATGTGGGAAGCTAAAACCGGCATGCGCCAGAAAACGGCACTTGCCATGTGTAATTCCGGTGATTTGCCCGCTATGAAACTGGGCAAAAAGTGGTACATTTGTATCGACAAGGTCCAACAGATGATCGAAAAGATCATGTAA